A segment of the Nasonia vitripennis strain AsymCx chromosome 2, Nvit_psr_1.1, whole genome shotgun sequence genome:
CCGGATTCCCggcaaattataaatataatcaacAACGGTATATAGCCgtaaaatatacaataaaatacaatTGAATAATTCGCGGCGTCGATTTGGCAAACCTTTCAGAAGCGTTCAGACCTTGTTCGACTTCACGAGGCTAGACCAACTGAACGATTGGACGGAACAGTCCGACACTGCGAAGCCCAGTGGCATGTCCAAGGCAGTTCTCGCGCTGCAAAAGTCTCAGCTCTTCCAGAGGGCCATTTTCTTCAGTCTGTTCGTACCCAAGGCAAGTGGCGCGGGCTTCGCCGCCATTCGCACAGAGACGAATTTCGACTTGAGGGAATACCATTATATCGCCATCAAGTGCCGAGGTCAGGGCGTGAACTTCAAATACAAGATGGTCTTGAGGCACAAGGGACTCGGCAGGGATTCTGCCGTCTACGGGCAAGTTTTCACGGTACACACATTATGCgcatacttattttttttttttttcttttcatacgCGCGACTGGCCGCAACTTTCTTCATCGCAATTTGAATTGCTTTAGAAATATAATAACGTGGCGACGAAAGGTATCGACtgtaaaaatcaataatacGATAGAATAAAATGAAAAGGATTCAATGAACCGCAACAAACGGGGCTGATAATGTCGCGCTGTTTGTGGCTTTCAGGTAGCTGAAAACGAGTTTGCAACGGTGAAATTGCCATTAGGAGATTTCAAGCCCTACTATCGGGGCTTGCCGTTACCCTTGGAAACACATCCATTGGACTTATCGGCAATTACGAACATGGGAATTAAAGTCGACAATGGACCGTATCTGCCGGATAATCAGCCTGGAGTTTCGGCTTTGGAAATCGATTGGATTAAAGCTGTTAAATGATTCATACCTTTCgtttttgcattttattttattacacaatAACTTGCAAGACGAAAATTCTCATTACACAAACTTTCAGTTATAAACGGATGTATAATTAGGTATAATCTGTATACAACTTCAAATTcaacaatattttgaatatacgtttcatacataaatatattttttttattcaatttgaCTTGTTTCTATACCCGCAGTCCCGCAGAAATATTCATATTATATTATGCAAAGTATGATTATTTGTAAGGTTTATTTTATATGCATCGATAAATATTAAGATAAACGATATAAAATGAACATTATGCATGTATACCATCCATCCAGATAATTATACTACAAATTTATTGGGTTagtcaaattttttaaaacaaaaaaatctcaTTTGACTAAGACAATCTCTCGATTGCATATTTCAAATGCCATTAtctttaatatatatataggacgTTGAGTACATTTTTATACGATCAGCCGACGATCAATGTACCGCGTgtaaaacaacaaaaaacatTATAGCAGCGAatatttttaaggaaaaagtTTGTCGTTAATTTCACGTACGCGCTATATTACCAAatcatttattataattgataAATAACTAGCTATAGTTAATTTACTATCAGTTATACcgcttattattattaggcttatatatttatcagattataattattaatagtttttatttataaaaattcaagtttaaaTGCGCcattatatataagtatataaagtAAGGTAATCCTGAATCCCCGTACACAAATTGTTTATAATGATAGCATCGATACGTATATTATGTGTATAACCTACACATAATGGAgataacgttatttttttagtattCGCCTTGATTTATTAGTTTgcttatcattttttaaacatcaAATAAAGTTTGTAAGTTCAAGAGCCGGTGAACTATAATAACAAGTACCTAACAAGACATCTGATGATCTGAGATCCTGTTTCCTGCGTTGTTTTCGCCGAAAATCACACGatcgctcacacacacacacacacgcgcacacacaccaCACAACAACAAATGAGACGCGCCCGCACACACATATAGGTATGAGAATACAATGCAAATAGATCAGGCGAACCGCGAAATCACTTGGCGAATATTCGCGAGAAAGAAAACATGGCGCCCGTGGATAATTCGCCGGCGAGCAACATGGGTGGTTTTGAATTGATTTGTTCGTTAACTTCGAACGAAATCATTCCAGTTCATAAGTACAAGTCGGTCAACACCGGCCTCACAGTTTTTATCGCGGAAGTTGAGGGTCCCGTCGTCTGCGGTTACTTGGGTCTAGGTGAGCGTCCTCAACTTAACCTACAAACTCCCTCTTACTATTATTGTCCTTTTACAATCCAACAAATTTGCCGTTCTCGAATAATGACTAATTGATTTTACGTTGACCAAAGCTTTATTTccaaataattcattttttgcaGCAACTGAGGCATTCGATGACGATGGACTACCTCACACACTGGAACATCTCATATTCTTGGGTAGCGAGAACTATCCTTACAAAGGCATTTTGGATCTACTGGCAAACAGATGCCTGGCTTCCGGCACCAATGCATGCACCGATGTCGACAATACATTCTACACTATGGAAACAGTTGGGAGCGAAGGTTTCTTAACGCTGCTACCAGTATACATTGACCATATCCTTTATCCTACTCTCAAGGTGATTTTTTGCAACACCACACAAAAACTTGTTACAACTTGTCTATTTTTAAACTGAGACATTTCTACTTTCTCTTTATTAGGATTCAGCATTTATTACTGAAGTTCATCATATCACTGGAGAAGGCGAAGATGCAGGTGTGGTTTATTGCGAAATGCAAGGAAAAGAGAATGTTGGCGAATATCTGGTGCATAATGAATTGAAGAGAGCCATTTATCCTGGCAAATGTGGATATAAATCAAACACTGGAggtaatttaaacaaattttgattttgcaCAGGTTATTTCTTTAATAACGAGTATTTTGTTGTCCTACAGgtgaattgaaaaatttaagagaAAGTACTAACAATGAAAAAGTTAGAAAGTATCACGAAGAATTCTATAGACCTGAAAACTTATGCATCATTATTACTGGACAAGTAAAGCATGCAGATGTTTTTAAAGCATTACAGCCcatagaagaaaaaattctTGCAAAGGTAAAACAATATCTTGTCAATCTTACTTTTTACTTAATAgctgttaaattatttaaaatttattgatatagGGTGATCGAGGTCCTTTCACAAGGCCTTGGCAAGGCAAAGTACCGCCATTTCCTAAAAATGTTGATATGGATATTTATTATCCTTGCAATGATGAAGATAATGGATTAGTTTACATTGGATGGCGGGGTCCCTCAGCAATCTCTGGCAGATCTGATCTTTTGGCCTGCACTTTACTACTCAAATATCTAACAGATACATCTGCTAGTCCTTTGCAACAAGAATTTGTGGAAATAGAAGATCCATTCGCTAGCGACGTTAGATTCTCTTTATCTGAAAATTCCGAATCACTTTTATATCTCATGTTTGAAAATGTACCAAAGCCCAAAGTTTCTAAAATATCTGTTCGCTTAATGAATGTATTAAAAGATATTGCTAAAGATGAAAGTAAAATAGACATGCAGAGGATGAATACTGTGATTCACAGGCACATATTAGAGACATTAAGTAATATAGAAAGCAGTCCTCATGATTCAGTTGCTTTTATGATCATTGGAGACTTTTTGTTTGGAAATAGTAAAGAAGATGTAagtttttatataaacttgATGATAGTGGCATTTTACTATGTTATAATGtttttattatgtttttaCAGCTTGATACAAGACTCAATGAAATTGAAAGTCTGAAAAAACTCAAATTAAAGCCAGTTACATACTGGATAgaattgttaaataaatatttcattcaaGCGCCCTCAGCTGTTATGAAAGGTATACCAAGCATAGATAAACAGCAAGAATTGGCTGATATAGAACAGAAACGCGTTTCTGAACAGATTAAAAAACTGGGACCAGAAGGCTTAAAGAAAAAAGATCAGGAACTGCAAAAATCAATCGTGGAAAATGAAGTaatattaaattcaaattttagcataaataatacttttaatagtatattatgataCGTGTGACCTAAATAACCGATTACTGCACGGCGTCTATTAgcgcccgagcgcagcgagagCGATTTATACGCCGTGTAATAATGGATCGATTTGAGTCACAagtatcgtatactattttatagcatctgCCTGCCCTAAGTCCGCTATGTCACAACTATCCGTGACTTAAACGCGGACGTAGgtcacgcagtgctataaaaacATTGAGGTTctcaattattgttaatattatATGTGACATTTTGTAGACGCCAATACCAGACGAAACTTTAACATCTGTACCAATTCCAAGTACCGATTCCATCAATTTTCATCACATCAAGAGCTACACAACAGAAAGTGCCGAGCAGCATCCAAGATTCAATGTTGATAAACTGCCATTTTATACCTATCTACACCATGTTAATACAAATTTCGTTTATGTAAGCTGAATATTTCGTGCTCAAAATCGCTGGTACTCtcgttaattttaatttcatattttacatacaaaatttttagatGTTCGTAGTAATGGACACATCTGAAGTTTCACTAGAAAGGAGGCCTTATATACCTTTGATTTTAGAAGCAATTTTAGAATGTCCTGTTCTACGTGATGGAAAATTAATCCCTTATGAAACTGTAGTTTCAGAATTAGAAATGGATACGATTGCAGTTAGTACTAGAATAGgaattgaaaacacatcaagATTTTCATGTGGTGCTTACAGTCATAATGCGATTTTTGCCTTACAGGTAAATGTTACAAAATTATTTCGTCGCTCCCTAcaaagagtagcactgttcaaatttcccgtcataagtagcacaactcattttacgcacgctagactagcaTAACTCCAAATTTCCcgcaaagactagcacaactcaaactttctCACAActtaaacaacgaatttctataaaaatttcccgatttttgcgaaactgtccctaatgaacatttttaaatattcacaatttacaactttctaccgaatttaaaattgttttcacaattacaataattttttacaaacatttttttaaattattcactttttcttAGAAACCTTCTAAAATTaccgaaacttttttaaactttgaggtttgtctgtctttgtttATCAACATCAagattttcatgaacttaaccaacaaaataacccaataaaaacgtaaaatactcacattttaagtaatataaaatcgcgagttgtgctactcttgaCCGCATttttgaactgtgctactcttcgcggcatattgtgagttgtgctagtttcgtttgaaaatttgaactgtgctagtcttcgtacggaGCGACGATTTCATCtcaaaaccaaaatgagtacttaaattttttttttcaaattttgtatGGTCTATAGCTCGAATTAGCCAAATATTCCAAGGGTGTCAGATGGATCAAAGATCTGTTGTACAGGTCTCAACTCATTTCTGAAAGACTGAAAATAATTGCTTCCAAAATTATAAATGATGTAGCGCAAATGAAACGCAAAGGAAAAAAGGTAGTTGATGATCTTATGAAAAGCCTCATATATAAAAAAGGtactgtatattttttatgcaaaCATTTATCATGTattgttaaataaaataaagaaaataaagaaaaatgttaACGTTTTATTTTAGAAAGCAACCATTTTAACGCAAGCATGTTACGACAACAGCAGTTCCTTACAAAAATGCTGGAGCGGTTAAATACGGAAAATGGTGCAAAAGAAGTTCTAGCTGAAATAGATGCCGTACGAAGTATTCTGACAGCAACTAAAAATATGGCTTTGTATATGGCTGTTAACATTGATAGATTAGCAATTCAAGTTCCTGATGTTTATGAACCATGGAAAGAATTTTCTGATGCAGATAACTCCACAAAATCTAAGTAagctatttatttattaatttgtatacTAGAATTACATGTTATTCATAAGTCttattgattgattttttttcaaattcttaataatttacttaataatTCATATAGGCTTCATGTAGTTCAGGATTATGAACTCATTAATCCTTTGTCGGAAATAAATCTCAATGGATGCGTTACTGGTTTGGGTTGCATAGAATCTGCATTTTTCTTGCAATGTAGTCGTGGAATTAAAGATTATCAACATCCAGATTTACCACCTCTATTAGTCTGTTTGCAATATTTGACACAGTTAGAGGTAAAGCCATGAgtacaaataataaataattaaactaattaaaactataaaaacgttttattattatttttaattgtagGGACCAATGTGGAGACAGATAAGAGGTCAAGGTTTTGCCTACAGCTATGACATTTATACAAAACCAAATGAAGgccttttatatttaatattctaTAGAGCAACGAATGTTGTAGCAGCTTACAAGGAAACAAAAACTATCGTTGTTAGTAAATATTTTCTCAAATGTCTTAATATATTTTGTACTATGCTTACATTCAAatggaaatgtatattcacaGGATAATCATTTATCTGAGAACAAGTGGGAATCGTTACTTTTCGAATCAGCTAAATCGTCGCTTATTTACGAAATTGTTCAAGGAGAAAAGAGTGTCGGAGATATGGTTGTTAAATCATTGCTGAGTTATTTCAAGCAAGTACCACACGATTACAATCTGCGCATGGTTAAAAACATTTCTGCTGTAACAATGAAAGATATTGAGCGGGTGGCTCCGCAATACCTCAAGCCCTTATTTGAACCAAGTAGTTGTAAAACAACAATAGTATGTCATCCTTCGAAATCCAGTGAGATTGTTAAAGTTTTCAAagagtatgtatatatgttaaaaaataagtttGCAATTGATCAATCCAATATCagcattaataataatactctTAACTCATTATTTTTAGATGGAGTCATGACTTGAAGCTTTATAATTCTCTTGAAGAGACATACTTGAATTCCTGGTGAATATAAACAAGCAAAGAACTTCGCGAGGAAAAGAGATATACATTTTATACACTATTATTTACCGAATTTAAAGTAGGCAACTTGGTGCCATTAAATGAACCATACAATATAGTGAAATTATCAATCTTTTAATACTgtgtaattaattttcaatttctgtaaaaaaatatacatacttTTGCACGGTTTATTAATGCTTACCTATATTATACttgaataaattgaaattcgaaatgtttaaatatttttaaaaaatgtgaatGTTGATACatacttatatataaaataaaaacattaacaaaaaaattgagcttcattttttattgaaaatatgtaaataataattccaTAACCCAAAaaggttataaaaaatatcccCAAAATTTTAAGTATATGTAAAAAGCTTccaattgaaaaataaactgAATCTTTGAATCTTTAGAtatgttaaacaatacttgCCCAAGGATTCAACTCTCGCTACAAGAAACAAATGGTTAATCTATCCAAAGAAGCAATGCTAGCTTTTAATCAAGAATTAATTCAATGTACGTAACAAATACATTAAGCTCataagaataatcatcttaaACTGTTACTCGGTATAAGGTTTTCCAAATTGCTGTCGAATAACGCGAATTCCagctaaaattatataaacaatTTGATAAAAGTATATCGAAAGAAAGTGAAATCaatacattttaaataataaggtATCGAAGAGTTAAAGTCTACGAAATCCAGCCTCGAAGAGCAGATCGTGGCGGAGGAAACCGAGAAGTCGCGGCTGCAGCACGAAGTCGAACGAATGAATGTTAGAATCAGTCAGTTGAATGAAAGCCTGGGTAAGAAGTCGGCAGCGCGTACAGATTACGAGCGAACCATTCAGGAAACTGAGTCGGCATACATGAAGGTTTTTCAGTTTCTATCCATCCCACAGTTTCCAAAtgcgatattttattttgtatcttTATATAAATATCTGTATGGATCGTTGCAGATCCTTGAAAGCTCGCAGCTGCTCCTGAACATGGTGAAACGGGAAGCTGCTTGTCTCGATCAGACGCttagcagcagtagcagtaaCAGCAGTAGCTCCAAGAGTAATCCAGAGACTGCAAGACGCAAACATTCCAGGGAGGCTGTGAATTGCTTGGATGACAATGTTACGTGCAGTAAACCTATGGCAACTGCGGATCACGCTAGAAGGAAAAAAACTAGTGATATAGCCATAAAAATGTGAACTACATTTGTCTTTGTTAAGCCGCAGTTTAATACGCAGTTATTGGGTAATCTAAAGTATTGTTATAgtaatctttttatttttataaaacatttcaaaattaaattgattttgGATTTGTAACAAATAAGCATTAgtctagaatttaatttactGTACAAAAATAGCAACTGACAATCAAGattcaaaattcaaatctaatggcgagcgcgcgcatgtTTAGTACAGCCGCCACCCGCTAGGTGGCGTAGACGGGACATTTTCTTTTCCACAATCAAAGTAGCAAAGTTGAGGGGATATAACGAAAGGCGAGGCGGCTGAAAGCATACTTACCTGGCGCAGAGGCTACCGTGATCATGAAGGCGGTTCCTCCAGGGCGAGGCTCTTCCATTGCACTACGGTCGAGCTGACCCTTGCGAATATCCCTAATGTGGATATCTCGGGCgtataatttttgttagtCGGGACTGCGTTCGCGCTATCCCGGACCTAATCGAATCCAAAAACAGTTGTCCACAACAATGAACAAAGTGTCTATTACAATACTATACAGTATTGTTGTAAATGGCAGCACTGTGTATTATAGTATGTACTAAGTATTGccttgtatatatattttgtttgtttaaatattgtaattatagCGCGTTTTAACAGAATCtgtgttaaaaaatttaacgCCGAATAGTACAAAACGCAATTGTTGTACTTGATAAGACTTTCAAAAGTGTTAAATGTaagattttaataattgtatcaATTCTACTTATTAACATCACACTTCTAAGTTCAGATATTCATCTGTTGTACAGCATGGTCTTTTCTGATTATTACATGTACATTATTACTCTTGCAATAGAATAAACGAGGCGCTTAATTTTTGatataaatgttttttaaaagttcgtatttttcataaaaacaccTTGCAAAATACGCATTATATGCTCAAACGaataaataatacatataGTAGAATTTCTCGGCGCGAGAGAAAATCAATACACGAAtcaaattaaacaaaaattatgattCCTTTTCTCAAAACAAGCGCCACCTGTTTCTCCAAAGCATCTCTTTGTATAAAGAACAGATGTCGCTCACTACCCGATGTATGGACAGTGGACAGAATGATCCTTCAACAGTGTTTGGAGAACCTGCATCAAGTGTATACGCCCAGTGCACCCCGATACACGCAagtgtaagagagagagagacggagctaCAAAAGAGTTTTCTATTCCCCGTTTAGCGTTGTATATGTGTGTAGTACGGGTACGACGGCAACCGGGCAACAGCAGATGCGCGACAGTGGTGCGCGTGGGTGCGCGACGCGATAGAACGCTAGCTTTCTGTGATAAACTCTTTGTGCAGCGAAGccaaaaggaagaaaaaagaaggagtCTTCGGCAAGTGCAGAAAAAGGTCTCGTATACAAATCGTTTCTCCGCGGGGGCTCAATACGGGAAAAAGCGAGACGACCCGGCGGCTTTCGAGCTGCAGGTATACATCGAAGACCGCAGTCGGGCGCCCTCGCGCGTGCGTAGCGCGTAACGCGATCCGAGCGAGACAGCGAGTCCGCAGTGTTCAGTTCAGGCGCAGGCCGCGGTGTGTGCAAGTGTGTGAGACTCAGGCGCACCGAGCTGTACAATAGAGTAGTGGTGGCCAGTGCTTCGCGAGCGGCGATTGATTTCGGACGTGGTGCGCCGACTGTGCATGTCCTCCAGGAACGAGCCGTCCAGCGTCGCGGCTATAATGCCATTGCCGAGTTGTTGCAGCAGTAGTTCGACGATCAGCAATAGCACCTCCTGAGgaaggtgagagagagacgagagtgGGAAGGAAGCGAGCCAGAGCGTAACTGGAGGAGACACACAACCGGACGACGCCTTCGTTCGAGCAGCGAGAGAAAGACCGAGAAAGAGCGCTATCGCAGAAAAGAGCCGAATTTGTACTCGTCGTCCGAGAGGGAGGCTGTTCGCCGCACAGAGCAAGCCAGCTTCAACAGCCGAGTCCAACGGCTTTCTGGTGAGTCCATGTCCACGCAGACTAGTACAGTACAAGTGCAGCCTACTCGTCTTACGCCTTTGCCGCGGCGCcttatctctcgcgcgcggcgttcGTTCCTAACCTAGCATTTCGCGTCCCACCCTCGTCTCCGAGCCAACTCCTACGTCCTCGGAACTCGAGCGCGGAGCGGTGTGGATCGGTTTTTACTCTTCCCCGAAATCATtgtctcctctctctctctctctctctccttcgcaCGCATATACGGAGGGAAAGGAGAGATAggtgtgtgagtgtgtataGCGCAGCTATACTATATACGTTATCGCgggctgccgccgctgccgcgagCGCTCTCTCGGCAGCGTGACGTCGAAGCTAGGGGTGTGTCGGCTCTCGCTGCTAACAGCGCCCGAAAAGCCGAAAACCCATCGGAGTGTAGTTCGCAGTATAGCTCGCGCCCGGACGGTTGTGCGGCCGCAGTTCCCTGGAGTGTCGCGCAGGTTAGCCTCGTATATTatgagtctctctctctttctctctctttctcacccTCTGCGTGTTCGACCGGAAGGTTATTGCTGCGCGTTGCCACGGCGATTGATTATTGCACCGGGCGCTCGCGGCGTCGCTCTCACTTTATCTCTCTACTCCCATATAcccttcgtctctctctctctctctctctctctctctctctctcacttttgTGTTTGccgtgtatatatgtatatacactctGCATGCGCcagtgtgcgcgtgtgtgcatgatatctctcgcgcgcgctgcctcGAAATTCGCTGCCGCCGCCATTTTCTCGATCGGAAGGAAGATCGGGCCGTGAAAAAGAGTTTGTTGCTGCGTTTTGGGCGGCTCCTCCGTACTAGTTATGCGATAGGAGTTTTTCAGAGCAGGTGCCGGCGCTCGTGCATCCGAGTCTCTCCCGAGATACGTGTAATGCGATGCACCTATACACGTAAAGAGCACTAAGCTAAGAAGTTTCCACtgtttacacaaaaaatttcTCGTGTAAGTTTGCTATCGGAGCTCGAGCGATTCCGAAGGTTCGCAGTAAACACGCGAAGTTTATTTAAGTCGCGCTTATTAATCTTCCGCAGTGAAAGCGAGATGTGCTGCGGGGCCTCGTAATCTAAAGTGCGCCGCGTATACACTCTCGGCTTATCCCGGCTCTTTtccacagcagcagccgctgcTTTCTGCGAAAAGCCGACTGGACGAGTACTCGTGCTGCTCTTCACGGAAATCTAAGTTGAGATCTATCTTCGTAACGGAACAAAAGCCTTGCTGCACAAATAACAAGCTAAGCACATTTGTTTTTTCGCGGATAACTGGTTTTGGAACTACTGTTTGACAACTCGATCGAGTAAGGCTCGCTCGGTATCATCTACTTGTTGACGAATTCAGACTTTCGAGCTTCTTGTGTTTGTACATCGAAATTTGTCTATAAACAGAGTCGATTTGTATCAGTATACGGAATCTCCGGTCGAAAACAAGCAGTCCTCCTGTCGAGCAACACAAAGATTCATCATCGCGTCTTCGATTATGACCGCCAGTCGATCGTGGCCGCGAGAGCATCGGTGCAAACGCAACAGAGCGAGTTGAGGCTCGGTGCACAAAAACCGGCGTCTCCGCGACGTCTCGCTTCCGATTGGCCCTCGCGCCGCCTCGCTTCATTTCAACCGGCTTCGCGCGAAAGACTATACACCGGTATatagaaggagaaagagagggagaaccGCGACTCGTTGTGGATGATCGTCCGTGCATGTGTATGTGTTTCTGTGTAATACTGTGCGCGCGAAGCGAGCCACCGCCGTCATCGTCGCCGTCGCCGTACGTGGGGGGCTTTACTCTCGCTTGACTCGCGAGCAGGGCGTCGAGTGCCTCGAGACACGCACCGTTCGTCCGTCAACTCCCTTCTCGCTGTGCCGTTCCTGCATCAGCTTTCTTTTCCCCGCGCCCCCGTGTTCTCTTTCTCGTTAAAACAAAAGAACGCGCAGCGAAATCAAGAGGGAGGAAATGTGtgtgaaagaaaaacgcgAGGGTTGCGCGTGAATCAAGGGAGAAACAGCCCGTTGTACTCGCCGTGTTTTTGTACATCCGTGTGCGTATAACCCTTTGATATCGCGCGTAATTTGAGGTTAGGTAAAGaagagtgagaaagagagagagagagggagggggaCGCCTGTTATACCGCTCGCCTGGGCGATTCCCCAAAGTGACCTTGAGACCGAGAATAGTATAGTTGTACACATGGTGATTTTTTCCACTGATTCCAGTGATAAATACTGTTTTAATCTTTGCTGGGAGTGCAGAAAGGGGGCAGAGTGACTTATTGTCGACGAAGAAAGCCGACGAAGTTTTGTTTACGTGTGATATCTGGCTGATGATTCTGGCGCAAGTGCAATGACAAATGTTCTCCGTGCACGGTTTCTGACACTGTAAGCGGTGAGTAGATCCATAAGTGAGAGCTTctcatttcaaattttaatcaaCTCTCGATTCACGTGCGAAGAGCAATCTCATTGAGTGCTAAGAATGAAAGTACTTCAGATAAGGCAGCCTCATAATGAGGACactgattaattaaaaaaaccgATATAATCGATTGCTTTCTCGCCTGCACTATTTCTATTGAGAATCGCAATAGACAGTGCAAGGTTTTATACATCAGTAAATAAACGTTAACAATAACAGTTGTGTCGTCTACGGAAACATTACTTTTCGcgttaaaataattcaatcatACAAACTCTTTCTGAAGTTAAGGCAGTATCAAATTTGTCCCCGCTTGGAAAAATTGATCTTCGACtaatttttgaaagaaaaaaatctaactGATCTATCCGTCCAGCACATCAGACGACTGGCAACGCtcccatttttttttaaactatataTCCGGCAAAGCAAAGCTCGCTGGCATTATGAAA
Coding sequences within it:
- the LOC100120144 gene encoding uncharacterized protein C05D11.1 — its product is MAPVDNSPASNMGGFELICSLTSNEIIPVHKYKSVNTGLTVFIAEVEGPVVCGYLGLATEAFDDDGLPHTLEHLIFLGSENYPYKGILDLLANRCLASGTNACTDVDNTFYTMETVGSEGFLTLLPVYIDHILYPTLKDSAFITEVHHITGEGEDAGVVYCEMQGKENVGEYLVHNELKRAIYPGKCGYKSNTGGELKNLRESTNNEKVRKYHEEFYRPENLCIIITGQVKHADVFKALQPIEEKILAKGDRGPFTRPWQGKVPPFPKNVDMDIYYPCNDEDNGLVYIGWRGPSAISGRSDLLACTLLLKYLTDTSASPLQQEFVEIEDPFASDVRFSLSENSESLLYLMFENVPKPKVSKISVRLMNVLKDIAKDESKIDMQRMNTVIHRHILETLSNIESSPHDSVAFMIIGDFLFGNSKEDLDTRLNEIESLKKLKLKPVTYWIELLNKYFIQAPSAVMKGIPSIDKQQELADIEQKRVSEQIKKLGPEGLKKKDQELQKSIVENETPIPDETLTSVPIPSTDSINFHHIKSYTTESAEQHPRFNVDKLPFYTYLHHVNTNFVYMFVVMDTSEVSLERRPYIPLILEAILECPVLRDGKLIPYETVVSELEMDTIAVSTRIGIENTSRFSCGAYSHNAIFALQLELAKYSKGVRWIKDLLYRSQLISERLKIIASKIINDVAQMKRKGKKVVDDLMKSLIYKKESNHFNASMLRQQQFLTKMLERLNTENGAKEVLAEIDAVRSILTATKNMALYMAVNIDRLAIQVPDVYEPWKEFSDADNSTKSKLHVVQDYELINPLSEINLNGCVTGLGCIESAFFLQCSRGIKDYQHPDLPPLLVCLQYLTQLEGPMWRQIRGQGFAYSYDIYTKPNEGLLYLIFYRATNVVAAYKETKTIVDNHLSENKWESLLFESAKSSLIYEIVQGEKSVGDMVVKSLLSYFKQVPHDYNLRMVKNISAVTMKDIERVAPQYLKPLFEPSSCKTTIVCHPSKSSEIVKVFKEWSHDLKLYNSLEETYLNSW
- the LOC100678894 gene encoding uncharacterized protein LOC100678894 isoform X1, with product MVGPASGSVQTLFDFTRLDQLNDWTEQSDTAKPSGMSKAVLALQKSQLFQRAIFFSLFVPKASGAGFAAIRTETNFDLREYHYIAIKCRGQGVNFKYKMVLRHKGLGRDSAVYGQVFTVAENEFATVKLPLGDFKPYYRGLPLPLETHPLDLSAITNMGIKVDNGPYLPDNQPGVSALEIDWIKAVK
- the LOC100678894 gene encoding uncharacterized protein LOC100678894 isoform X2, which codes for MSKAVLALQKSQLFQRAIFFSLFVPKASGAGFAAIRTETNFDLREYHYIAIKCRGQGVNFKYKMVLRHKGLGRDSAVYGQVFTVAENEFATVKLPLGDFKPYYRGLPLPLETHPLDLSAITNMGIKVDNGPYLPDNQPGVSALEIDWIKAVK
- the LOC100120169 gene encoding Sjoegren syndrome nuclear autoantigen 1 homolog — translated: MVNLSKEAMLAFNQELIQCIEELKSTKSSLEEQIVAEETEKSRLQHEVERMNVRISQLNESLGKKSAARTDYERTIQETESAYMKILESSQLLLNMVKREAACLDQTLSSSSSNSSSSKSNPETARRKHSREAVNCLDDNVTCSKPMATADHARRKKTSDIAIKM